The Camelina sativa cultivar DH55 chromosome 14, Cs, whole genome shotgun sequence genome includes a window with the following:
- the LOC104742724 gene encoding protein PLANT CADMIUM RESISTANCE 8-like, protein MGRVTTPSEENPNNSIPLQQTGTPNQQTGVPVSQFAPPKYHQANVNLSVGRPWSTGLFDCHEDQTNAAMTLISPCVTFGQIAEVVDEGEMTCPLGSFMYLLMMPVLCSQWVMGSKYREKMRRKFNLVEAPYSDCASHVLCSCCALCQEYRELKIRNLDPSLGWNGILAQGQYQSEAPTFAPTNQYMSK, encoded by the exons ATGGGTCGTGTCACTACTCCATCAGAGGAGAATCCAAACAACAGTATACCGCTTCAGCAAACCGGTACACCCAACCAGCAAACCGGAGTTCCCGTGAGTCAGTTCGCGCCGCCAAAGTATCATCAAGCTAATGTTAACCTATCTGTTGGGAGGCCATGGAGCACtggtttgtttgattgtcaTGAAGACCAAACCAATG CCGCTATGACATTAATCTCACCTTGTGTGACGTTCGGACAAATAGCAGAAGTGGTGGATGAAGGAGAGATGA CTTGTCCTCTTGGAAGTTTCATGTACCTGTTGATGATGCCGGTTTTGTGCTCACAGTGGGTGATGGGATCAAAGTATAGGGAAAAGATGAGGAGAAAATTTAATCTCGTGGAAGCTCCATATTCAGATTGTGCCAGTCATGTCCTATGCTCTTGTTGCGCTCTTTGTCAAGAATACAGAGAGCTCAAGATTAGGAATCTTGATCCTTCTCTAG GTTGGAATGGGATACTTGCTCAAGGACAATATCAGAGTGAAGCACCAACTTTTGCTCCTACCAATCAATATATGTCTAAGTAA
- the LOC104742725 gene encoding protein CURVATURE THYLAKOID 1C, chloroplastic — MASISTTLPSPLSFTQRKYNLTSNQKLPFSLSRGTIDLSPFSLTRNHSSIALMVKASGESSESSTDLDVISSIQNVWDNSEDRLGLIGLSFSAIVALWASLNLITAIDKLPVISTGFELVGILFSTWFTYRYLLFKPDREELSKIVKKSVADVLGK; from the exons ATGGCTTCGATCTCTACAACTTTGCCTTCGCCATTGTCATTCACACAGAGAAAATACAATCTCACATCGAATCAGAAACTCCCGTTTAGTCTAAGTCGAGGTACGATTGATCTTTCTCCATTCTCTCTAACTCGAAACCATAGTAGCATCGCTCTTATGGTGAAAGCTAGTGGAGAAAGCTCAGAATCATCTACTGATCTCGACGTCATTAGTTCAATTCAGAATGTT TGGGATAACTCTGAAGATCGGTTAGGTCTTATTGGTTTGAGTTTTTCTGCTATTGTAGCTCTCTGGGCATCACTAAATCTCATCACG GCAATCGACAAATTGCCTGTTATCTCGACCGGATTCGAGCTAGTTGGTATCTTGTTCTCTACG TGGTTCACATATCGATATCTCTTGTTCAAACCGGATAG AGAGGAGCTCTCCAAAATTGTCAAGAAATCAGTAGCGGATGTACTTGGCAAGTAA
- the LOC104742727 gene encoding photosystem I reaction center subunit VI-2, chloroplastic has protein sequence MASFATIAAVQPSAAVKGLGGSSLAGSKLFVKPSRQSFKPKSTRAGAVVAKYGDKSVYFDLEDLGNTTGEWDVYGSDAPSPYNPLQSKFFETFAAPFTKRGLLLKFLILGGGSLLTYVSANSTGDVLPIKRGPQEKPKLGPRGKL, from the exons atggcGTCTTTTGCAACCATCGCCGCCGTACAGCCCTCCGCCGCCGTGAAAGGCCTCGGAGGCAGCTCTCTCGCCGGATCTAAACTCTTCGTCAAGCCTTCTCGCCAGAGCTTTAAACCCAAATCCACCAG AGCTGGTGCTGTGGTGGCTAAGTATGGAGACAAAAGTGTTTACTTTGATTTAGAAGATTTGGGTAACACAACAGGAGAATGGGATGTCTATGGATCTGATGCTCCTTCTCCTTACAACCCACTTCAG AGCAAGTTCTTTGAGACATTTGCTGCTCCTTTCACAAAGAGAGGTTTGCTTCTCAAGTTTTTGATTCTTGGAGGAGGCTCTTTGCTTACTTATGTCAGTGCCAACTCAACCGGCGATGTTCTTCCGATCAAGAGAGGTCCTCAAGAGAAGCCTAAGCTCGGTCCTCGCGGCAAGCTTTAA
- the LOC104742726 gene encoding rop guanine nucleotide exchange factor 11-like, with protein sequence MVKVMDQEHESYKSRLYHFKNMNENSAPRHVKSWSSDCAMRMDGSDNLEDGDYDKMMFRSQPGMNSSVDRPSLPLGGVTRNRSDKLPRVPSSESMEAQLQAALEQMKEKFSKLLLGEDMSGGGKGVSSALALSNAITNLAASAFGEQRRLEPMAADRKARWKREIGWLISVADHIVEFAPTQQTNKDGTSMEVMSTRQRTDLLCNIPALKKLDAMLLDCLDKFKDQDEFYYVKKDSPDSSDSRNDEKWWLPAVKVPPNGLSEISRRFLLSQKECVNQVLKAAMAINAQVLSEMEIPESYLESLPKNGRASLGDVIYRMITLEMFDADQFLIEMDLSSEHKILDLKNRIEASIVIWKRKMVQKDTKSPWGSTVSIEKREQFEERAETILLLLKQGFPGISQSSLDISKIQFNRDVGLAILESYSRVLESLAHTVMSRIEDVLYADQLTQEPTNNGPSKNRYIVKENEKPKDERLSFSEDIASGTLSDVMQWGNNKNNETKKESYFGGEKPLFSKVTGIMTNNNKKSSYLETLGTMRSPTARYS encoded by the exons ATGGTAAAAGTAATGGACCAAGAACATGAGAGCTACAAATCAAGATTGTATCATTTCAAGAACATGAACGAAAACTCAGCTCCTAGACATGTTAAAAGCTGGAGCTCAGATTGTGCAATGAGGATGGATGGTTCGGATAATTTGGAAGATGGTGATTATGACAAGATGATGTTTAGGAGTCAACCTGGGATGAATAGTAGCGTTGACCGACCGTCTTTGCCTCTAGGGGGTGTAACCCGTAACCGCAGCGACAAGCTTCCGAGGGTCCCTTCATCGGAATCCATGGAGGCACAATTACAAGCAG CCTTGGAGCAAATGAAAGAGAAATTTTCGAAATTGCTTCTTGGAGAAGATATGTCAGGAGGAGGAAAAGGTGTTTCGTCGGCGTTGGCTTTATCTAACGCCATTACCAATCTCGCAG cgTCTGCGTTTGGAGAACAACGGCGTTTAGAGCCAATGGCGGCGGACAGAAAAGCACGTTGGAAAAGAGAAATTGGATGGCTTATCTCTGTGGCTGATCATATAGTTGAATTCGCtccaacacaacaaaccaacaaaGATGGAACTTCAATGGAAGTCATGTCAACAAGACAAAGAACAGATCTTCTCTGTAACATCCCTGCTCTCAAGAAACTCGACGCAATGCTTCTC GATTGTCTTGATAAATTCAAGGATCAGGATGAGTTTTATTATGTCAAAAAAGATTCTCCTGATTCTTCTGATTCAAGGAATGATGAGAAATGGTGGTTACCGGCGGTTAAAGTCCCACCCAACGGCCTCTCTGAGATATCAAGAAGGTTTCTACTGAGCCAGAAGGAATGTGTGAATCAAGTCCTTAAAGCTGCAATGGCCATAAACGCTCAAGTTTTGTCTGAAATGGAGATTCCTGAAAGCTACCTTGAGTCACTTCCTAag AATGGGAGAGCTAGCTTGGGAGATGTGATATACAGAATGATAACATTAGAGATGTTTGATGCAGATCAGTTCCTTATTGAAATGGACTTATCATCTGAGCACAAGATTCTTGATCTAAAGAACAGAATCGAAGCATCGATTGTGATATGGAAGAGGAAAATGGTGCAGAAGGACACAAAGTCTCCTTGGGGATCAACAGTGAGTATTGAGAAAAGAGAACAGTTTGAAGAGAGAGCTGAAACAATCTTGCTCCTATTGAAACAAGGGTTTCCCGGAATCTCACAATCCTCGCTCGATATCAGCAAGATTCAATTCAACAGA GACGTAGGACTTGCCATATTGGAGAGTTACTCGAGAGTGCTTGAGAGTTTGGCTCACACCGTGATGTCGAGGATAGAAGACGTGCTTTACGCTGATCAGCTTACTCAAGAACCTACAAATAATGGACCTTCTAAGAACAGATATATTGTGAAAGAGAACGAGAAACCTAAGGATGAGAGACTAAGTTTCTCAGAGGATATAGCTTCAGGAACACTTTCTGATGTGATGCAATGGGGTAATAACAAAAACAACGAAACGAAGAAAGAAAGCTATTTCGGAGGAGAGAAACCGTTGTTTTCCAAAGTCACAGGTATCAtgacaaacaacaacaagaagagttCTTATCTTGAAACTCTTGGAACTATGAGGAGTCCTACCGCGCGATACTCCTGA
- the LOC109128820 gene encoding dynein light chain LC6, flagellar outer arm-like — MLEGKAMVEDSDMPVKMQMQAMSFASQALDLYDVFDCKAIAGHIKKEFDEIYGSGWQCVVGSNFGCFFTHSQGTFIYFQLEKLKFLIFKGASSTP; from the exons atgTTGGAAGGCAAAGCCATGGTGGAAGATTCAGATATGCCAGTGAAAATGCAGATGCAAGCAATGTCTTTTGCTTCCCAAGCTCTTGATCTTTATGATGTCTTTGACTGTAAAGCCATTGCTGGTCACATCAAGAAG GAGTTTGATGAGATATATGGGAGTGGATGGCAGTGTGTGGTGGGATCAAATTTTGGGTGTTTCTTCACACATTCTCAAGGGACTTTTATCTATTTTCAATTGGAGAAACTTAAGTTCCTCATCTTTAAAGGCGCTTCTTCTACTCCTTAA